In bacterium, a single genomic region encodes these proteins:
- a CDS encoding HEPN domain-containing protein: MNLELQHVSHAFRTDSGHLVEKARAAYKHGRVRMRTGFQAKIVVDLFMAIECALKSMMCTNAPSQDVETVLSAIFKYGHDLKRLLKAGKPKSLQSEEIELLNELNNKGVSLRYDLDLYSIVSSDLLCSDDVIFKIDPEYVERLMELAKRVSDEAQSAHKNAFSEPSRLLSRKQLEHEVRYLRSLLTRVRSKNCRRS, encoded by the coding sequence ATGAACCTAGAATTACAACACGTCTCGCATGCCTTCCGAACCGATTCAGGTCACCTCGTTGAGAAAGCACGCGCAGCCTATAAGCATGGAAGGGTCAGAATGAGAACAGGCTTTCAGGCTAAAATTGTAGTTGACCTTTTCATGGCGATCGAGTGCGCGCTGAAGTCAATGATGTGCACAAATGCCCCCTCCCAGGATGTTGAAACGGTGCTTAGCGCGATCTTCAAGTATGGCCATGACCTCAAACGGCTTCTCAAGGCAGGAAAGCCTAAATCACTACAATCAGAGGAAATAGAGTTGCTCAACGAGCTAAACAACAAAGGCGTCAGTCTCAGGTACGACCTCGACCTCTATTCGATTGTATCTTCAGACTTGCTCTGTAGCGATGACGTGATCTTTAAGATTGACCCAGAGTACGTCGAAAGACTTATGGAACTTGCCAAGCGAGTGTCCGATGAAGCACAGTCAGCGCATAAGAATGCGTTTTCAGAACCATCACGACTTCTGTCTCGCAAACAATTGGAACACGAAGTTCGTTACCTGCGATCATTACTGACGCGTGTGCGCAGCAAGAATTGCAGACGCTCCTAA